In Prunus dulcis chromosome 1, ALMONDv2, whole genome shotgun sequence, the following are encoded in one genomic region:
- the LOC117626216 gene encoding plastocyanin gives MATVTPAAVAIPSFTGLKSAGASKVSSAAVKFAASPRMCAIKSSLKDVGVAVAATAASAILASNALAIEVLLGGDDGSLAFVPNSFSVSPGEKIVFKNNAGFPHNIVFDEDEIPSGVDAGKISMAEEDLLNAPGETYAITLTEKGSYAFYCSPHQGAGMIGKVTVN, from the coding sequence ATGGCCACTGTCACCCCCGCCGCAGTTGCAATCCCATCATTCACCGGCCTCAAGTCCGCCGGTGCATCCAAGGTCAGCAGCGCCGCCGTTAAGTTTGCAGCCTCCCCGAGGATGTGTGCCATCAAGTCCTCACTTAAGGATGTGGGCGTGGCCGTAGCAGCCACTGCAGCAAGTGCAATCTTGGCAAGCAATGCCTTGGCCATTGAGGTGTTGCTCGGCGGCGATGACGGTTCCTTGGCTTTCGTCCCCAACAGCTTCTCAGTCAGCCCAGGAGAGAAGATTGTGTTCAAGAACAATGCTGGATTCCCACACAACATTGTGTTCGACGAGGACGAGATTCCCAGCGGTGTGGATGCTGGAAAGATCTCCATGGCCGAGGAGGACCTCCTCAATGCCCCAGGGGAGACATACGCCATCACCTTGACTGAGAAAGGTTCCTATGCTTTCTACTGTTCTCCTCACCAGGGAGCCGGCATGATCGGCAAAGTCACCGTTaactaa
- the LOC117626209 gene encoding phospholipase D delta-like, which translates to MAEEDQSQPLLVYLHGDLDLKILEARCLPNMDMVSERLRRFFLACRKPFSSGTPHHSHHNIITSDPYVTVCLAGATVARTRVISNSQNPVWKEHFTIPLAHPVSQVDFYVKDNDMFGADLIGIATVSAQRILSGETISGWFPIIGPLGKPPKPDAAVKLEMRFTKCEDNPTYQQGISNDPDRIGIRNCYFPVRQGGHVTLYQDAHVPDSMLGEIELDDGVVFEHGKCWEDICHAILEAHHLVYIVGWSIFHKVKLVREPTKPLPSGGNLNLGELLKYKSEEGLRVLLLVWDDKTSHNKFFINTNGVMQTHDEETRKFFKHSSVSCVLSPRYASSKLSIFKQQVVGTLFTHHQKCVIVDTQASGNNRKITAFIGGLDLCDGRYDTPEHRLFRDLDTVFQDDFHNPTFSGGTRGPRQPWHDLHCKIEGPAAYDVLTNFEQRWRRATKWSELGQRLKKVSRWHDDALIKLERISWILSPSPSTSNDNPALRVSHEDDPQNWHVQVFRSIDSGSLKGFPKDVYEAKAQNLVCAKNLVIDKSIQTAYIEAIRSAQHFIYIENQYFLGSSYGWPTYKEAGADNLIPMELALKIASKIKANERFAVYIVIPMWPEGVPTSASVQEILFWQGQTMQMMYEIIAKELKSMNLENVHPHDYLNFYCLGNREKIPDTVSCAVNKTSGNGEYHTVSPSQKFQRFMIYVHAKGMVVDDEYVIIGSANINQRSMAGSRDTEIAMGAYQPHHTWGKKKRHPRGQVYGYRMSLWAEHLGMVDSCFKEAGSLECVKRVNSIAEENWTKFVGDEFAALQGHLIKYPVEVDVNGKVGALPGRDSFPDVGGKILGARTTLPDALTT; encoded by the exons atggCGGAAGAAGATCAATCACAGCCCTTGCTGGTCTACCTTCACGGCGACCTCGATTTGAAAATTCTAGAAGCGCGGTGTTTGCCCAACATGGATATGGTCTCCGAGCGTCTCCGCCGCTTCTTCTTGGCTTGCCGAAAGCCTTTTTCGAGTGGCACGCCGCACCACTCTCACCACAATATCATCACCAGCGACCCTTACGTCACCGTCTGCCTCGCCGGAGCCACCGTCGCTCGCACGCGGGTCATTTCCAACTCCCAGAACCCCGTCTGGAAAGAGCACTTCACGATCCCCCTCGCCCACCCGGTCTCCCAAGTCGACTTCTACGTCAAGGACAACGACATGTTCGGCGCTGATTTAATCGGCATCGCAACGGTTTCGGCGCAGCGAATCCTCTCCGGCGAAACCATCAGCGGTTGGTTCCCTATCATTGGGCCATTGGGCAAGCCGCCGAAACCAGACGCCGCCGTTAAGCTGGAGATGAGGTTCACGAAATGCGAGGACAATCCGACGTATCAGCAAGGCATTTCAAATGACCCCGACCGTATCGGGATCCGAAATTGTTATTTTCCGGTGAGGCAAGGAGGGCACGTGACGCTGTATCAGGACGCACACGTGCCGGATTCAATGCTAGGGGAGATAGAATTGGACGACGGGGTTGTGTTTGAGCACGGCAAGTGTTGGGAGGATATATGCCATGCGATATTGGAGGCACATCACTTGGTGTATATCGTGGGTTGGTCCATTTTTCATAAGGTGAAGCTGGTGAGAGAGCCCACGAAGCCTTTGCCGAGCGGCgggaatttgaatttggggGAGCTGCTCAAGTACAAGTCCGAAGAAGGCCTGCGAGTTTTGTTGCTGGTTTGGGATGATAAGACTTCTCACAACAAATTCTTCATCAACACG AATGGAGTGATGCAAACTCATGACGAAGAAACACGAAAGTTTTTTAAGCACTCTTCGGTTTCATGCGTGCTGTCACCTCGATATGCCAGCAGTAAGCTTAGCATTTTCAAGCAACAG GTTGTTGGAACTCTGTTTACCCATCACCAGAAATGTGTGATTGTGGATACACAAGCATCTGGAAATAATCGAAAGATTACTGCATTCATAGGAGGTCTGGACCTTTGTGATGGCCGCTATGATACTCCCGAGCATCGACTTTTTCGCGACCTCGACACTGTTTTCCAGGATGATTTTCATAATCCCACATTTTCT GGAGGAACAAGGGGTCCAAGACAACCGTGGCATGACTTACATTGCAAGATTGAAGGTCCAGCTGCGTACGATGTGCTTACTAATTTTGAGCAGCGTTGGAGAAGAGCCACAAAGTGGTCGGAGTTAGGCCAGCGCTTAAAAAAAGTATCTCGTTGGCACGACGACGCTTTGATAAAGTTGGAGCGGATCTCATGGATACTTAGTCCCTCCCCCTCAACTTCCAACGATAATCCCGCCTTACGGGTTTCACATGAAGATGACCCTCAAAACTGGCATGTTCAG GTCTTTCGATCCATAGATTCTGGATCTCTGAAAGGATTTCCTAAGGATGTTTATGAAGCAAAGGCTCAG AATCTTGTTTGTGCCAAAAATTTGGTAATAGACAAGAGCATCCAAACAGCATACATCGAGGCAATCAGATCTGCCCAACACTTCATATATATTGAGAATCAGTATTTCCTCGGATCATCATATGGATGGCCTACTTACAAAGAAGCAG GTGCTGACAATTTAATTCCAATGGAGTTGGCACTAAAGATTGCAAGTAAGATAAAAGCCAATGAGAGATTTGCAGTGTATATCGTCATACCCATGTGGCCAGAGGGTGTGCCCACTTCTGCTTCTGTGCAAGAAATTCTCTTTTGGCAG GGACAAACAATGCAAATGATGTATGAAATCATAGCAAAAGAGCTGAAATCCATGAACCTTGAGAATGTTCATCCACACGACTATTTAAATTTCTACTGTCTTGGTAATCGGGAGAAGATACCGGACACAGTGTCCTGTGCAGTTAACAAAACTTCTGGAAATGGAGAATATCACACG GTTTCGCCCTCCCAAAAGTTTCAACGGTTTATGATTTATGTGCATGCTAAGGGAATGGTTGTAGATGATGAGTACGTGATCATAGGGTCTGCGAATATAAACCAACGATCCATGGCTGGTTCTAGGGACACTGAGATAGCCATGGGTGCATATCAACCGCATCACACGTGGGGGAAGAAGAAGCGGCATCCCCGTGGCCAG GTATATGGGTATAGAATGTCACTGTGGGCAGAACACTTGGGGATGGTGGATAGTTGCTTCAAGGAGGCTGGAAGTTTGGAGTGTGTGAAGCGAGTGAACTCGATTGCGGAAGAGAATTGGACGAAGTTTGTGGGAGATGAGTTTGCAGCATTACAAGGGCATCTCATTAAATACCCAGTTGAGGTAGATGTCAATGGGAAGGTAGGTGCTTTGCCTGGACGAGACAGTTTCCCTGATGTTGGCGGTAAGATCCTTGGAGCCCGTACCACTCTTCCTGATGCACTCACTACTTAA